A genomic region of Leptolyngbya sp. FACHB-261 contains the following coding sequences:
- the gatA gene encoding Asp-tRNA(Asn)/Glu-tRNA(Gln) amidotransferase subunit GatA → MPSIRDLHTQLIHKERSAIELAQEALQRIEQLEPRLKSFLHIMADRALAQAKRVDEQIARGEEISPLAGIPIGIKDNLCMVGTPTTCGSQILKSFVAPYESTVTRKLDEAGAVMVGKTNLDEFAMGSSTENSAFQLTANPWDLSRVPGGSSGGSAAAVAAEECVVSLGSDTGGSIRQPAAFCGVVGMKPTYGLVSRFGLVAFASSLDQIGPFARTVEDAAILLQAIAGHDPQDSTSLNVPIPNYTAGLTPDLKGRKIGVIRETFGEGLEAEVEAAVRAAIKTFEELGAEVQEISCPSFRYGLPTYYIIAPSEASANLARYDGVRYGFRNEEADNLLNMYARTRDQGFGAEVKRRIMIGTYALSAGYYDAYYLKAQKVRTLIKQDFEAAFEQVEVLVSPTCPTTAFQAGEKTADPLSMYLSDLMTIPVNLAGLPGLSLPCGFDSRGLPIGLQLISGVLREDVLLQTAYAYEQATEWHTRSPKL, encoded by the coding sequence ATGCCCTCCATCCGAGATCTGCACACCCAGCTCATCCACAAGGAACGCTCGGCGATCGAACTGGCGCAGGAAGCGTTGCAGCGGATTGAGCAGCTAGAACCCCGACTCAAGAGCTTTCTGCATATCATGGCCGACCGGGCTTTAGCCCAAGCCAAACGAGTCGATGAGCAGATCGCACGGGGTGAAGAGATTAGCCCACTGGCTGGCATTCCAATTGGCATCAAAGACAACCTGTGCATGGTAGGGACGCCAACCACTTGTGGCTCCCAGATCCTCAAGTCTTTCGTTGCGCCCTATGAGTCCACAGTGACGCGCAAGTTGGACGAGGCTGGTGCCGTGATGGTTGGCAAAACCAACCTGGATGAGTTTGCGATGGGCAGCTCCACCGAGAACTCAGCCTTCCAGCTCACAGCGAATCCCTGGGATCTCTCCCGTGTGCCGGGAGGTTCGTCTGGTGGGTCTGCGGCGGCAGTCGCTGCAGAAGAATGCGTGGTGTCTTTGGGCTCAGATACTGGCGGTTCGATTCGTCAGCCTGCGGCCTTTTGCGGCGTGGTGGGCATGAAGCCGACCTATGGTCTGGTTTCTCGATTTGGTCTGGTTGCCTTTGCCTCTTCTCTAGATCAGATCGGCCCCTTTGCCCGCACGGTTGAGGATGCAGCGATTCTCTTGCAGGCGATTGCCGGTCATGATCCGCAAGACTCCACTAGCCTGAACGTGCCGATTCCCAATTACACTGCTGGCCTCACCCCTGACCTCAAAGGTCGCAAGATTGGGGTGATTCGTGAAACCTTTGGGGAAGGTTTGGAGGCGGAAGTAGAAGCAGCAGTGCGAGCTGCGATCAAAACCTTTGAAGAACTGGGGGCCGAGGTCCAAGAAATCTCTTGTCCCAGCTTCCGCTACGGCCTGCCGACCTACTACATCATTGCGCCCTCAGAGGCTTCTGCGAACTTGGCTCGCTACGACGGCGTCAGGTATGGCTTCCGTAATGAAGAGGCCGATAATCTGCTCAACATGTATGCCCGGACTCGCGATCAGGGTTTTGGTGCGGAGGTGAAGCGCCGCATCATGATCGGCACCTATGCCCTATCGGCAGGCTACTACGATGCCTATTACCTCAAGGCGCAGAAGGTACGCACGCTGATCAAACAGGACTTCGAAGCCGCCTTCGAGCAAGTAGAGGTGCTGGTTTCCCCAACTTGTCCGACCACTGCCTTCCAAGCAGGCGAAAAGACTGCTGATCCGCTGAGCATGTATCTGTCGGACCTGATGACGATTCCGGTGAACTTAGCGGGTCTACCGGGTTTGAGCTTGCCTTGCGGTTTTGATTCCAGAGGGTTGCCGATTGGCTTGCAACTGATTTCTGGCGTGTTGCGCGAAGACGTGTTGCTCCAGACGGCCTACGCTTATGAGCAAGCAACTGAGTGGCACACCCGCTCGCCGAAGCTGTAG
- a CDS encoding glycosyltransferase family 39 protein, protein MTTSSRSFQKFSLIPDRLLVGLLVITLALGVGFRLFELDRKVYWHDEVYTTMRAAGWTRGEIDQELFQNRQFTVGQLQKFQQPKPGSTVADTVQSLAVEDPQHPPFYFLMSRVWMQLFGSSLTASRSLPALLSLLSLPLIAVLAWELFNSHLAALLAAALLALSPFDVLFAQTARQYGLLTTTVIASSWLLLRALRLQTWSSWGLYTLACTLGFYTHPFFGLTLAGQVAYVLLMLWGNLKRWQQVTLRPLLAVGAALLLYAPWLVVLIGNRQRMMATTDWARITVDVLYLVKLWILSFTALFLDLDFGFTNVWTYYLRLPIVAVIAVALYAVCRQTKRSTWLFILTSIVVPFALLVLPDLLMGGKRSAVSRYLLSCFPGVQLAVAYLLSTKLLSAKLFSTKPGGEQWLWRGVLALLLSASVASCTVSALADTWWSKDLSYSNAEVARILNARPNPLIVSDIGDDFTTTGDLISLSYRLRPELRLLLLSRSPDFSLVKGETDVIVFRPSDVVRKAVQQQGWTLKLIYSPGRLWQLELNPTKNVGFV, encoded by the coding sequence GTGACGACTTCGTCGAGATCATTTCAGAAATTCAGCCTAATACCGGATCGCCTTCTCGTTGGGCTCCTGGTAATCACGCTTGCGCTGGGCGTGGGCTTTCGCCTCTTCGAACTAGACCGGAAAGTTTACTGGCACGATGAGGTCTACACCACCATGCGGGCCGCTGGTTGGACACGAGGTGAAATCGATCAGGAGCTATTTCAGAACCGTCAATTCACGGTTGGCCAGTTGCAGAAGTTTCAGCAGCCAAAACCAGGCAGCACGGTTGCAGATACAGTTCAGTCGCTGGCAGTTGAGGATCCGCAGCATCCACCCTTCTACTTTTTAATGTCCCGTGTCTGGATGCAGCTGTTTGGCAGTTCCCTCACCGCCTCTCGTAGTTTACCTGCCCTGCTGAGTTTGCTGAGCTTGCCCCTGATTGCAGTTCTGGCCTGGGAACTGTTTAATTCACACTTGGCAGCCTTACTGGCAGCGGCCTTGCTGGCTCTATCCCCCTTCGATGTGTTGTTCGCACAAACAGCACGGCAATATGGTTTGCTCACGACAACGGTGATTGCTAGCAGTTGGTTGCTGTTGCGGGCGCTGCGGTTGCAAACCTGGAGCAGTTGGGGGCTGTACACGCTGGCCTGCACCCTGGGCTTCTATACCCATCCTTTTTTTGGACTCACCTTGGCGGGGCAAGTGGCCTACGTCCTGCTGATGCTCTGGGGCAATCTCAAGCGGTGGCAACAGGTCACTCTCAGGCCCCTTCTGGCTGTAGGCGCAGCCTTGTTGCTCTACGCTCCCTGGTTGGTCGTGCTGATCGGCAACCGTCAGCGCATGATGGCAACCACTGACTGGGCCAGAATCACGGTTGATGTTTTGTACCTGGTGAAGCTGTGGATCCTGAGCTTTACGGCTCTATTTCTCGATCTAGATTTTGGCTTCACCAACGTTTGGACTTACTATCTGCGTCTACCCATCGTTGCCGTTATTGCAGTGGCGCTGTATGCGGTTTGTCGTCAGACCAAACGGAGCACCTGGCTGTTCATTCTGACCTCGATTGTGGTGCCCTTCGCCCTGTTGGTCCTGCCGGATTTACTGATGGGTGGCAAGCGCTCGGCGGTGAGTCGCTATCTGCTCTCCTGCTTTCCAGGGGTGCAGTTGGCAGTTGCTTATCTGTTGTCTACCAAACTCCTCTCAGCCAAGCTCTTTTCAACCAAACCTGGGGGCGAGCAGTGGCTCTGGCGCGGCGTCCTGGCGCTACTGCTGAGTGCTAGCGTTGCCTCCTGCACGGTCAGTGCCTTAGCTGATACCTGGTGGAGCAAGGATCTCAGTTACTCCAATGCCGAAGTTGCTCGCATCCTTAACGCCAGACCCAATCCCCTGATCGTTAGTGACATTGGCGATGACTTCACGACGACCGGTGACTTGATTTCCCTTAGCTACCGGTTGCGGCCTGAGTTGCGGCTCCTACTGCTCAGCCGGTCTCCCGACTTCAGCCTAGTTAAGGGCGAAACCGATGTGATTGTCTTTCGGCCTTCTGACGTTGTTCGGAAGGCTGTACAGCAACAGGGCTGGACGCTGAAGCTGATTTACAGTCCAGGCCGTTTGTGGCAACTGGAGCTAAATCCGACAAAAAATGTCGGGTTTGTTTGA
- the thrC gene encoding threonine synthase codes for MAHTLSTSTTATFSALKCKECGAEYELKAMHVCEFCFGPLEVAYDYEALRRQVTRESIQAGPHSIWRYRAFLPVESDNLIDVGTGMTPLVKSNRLARRLGLSNLYIKNDAVNMPTLSFKDRVVSVALTRARELGFTTVSCASTGNLANSTAALAAHAGLDCCVFIPSDLEAGKVLGTLIYSPTVMAVHGNYDQVNRLCSEVANTHKWGFVNINLRPYYSEGSKTLGFEVAEQLGWELPDHIVAPLASGSLFTKIYKGFQEFIKVGLVPEKAVRFSGAQAEGCSPIAQAYRENRDFITPVKPNTVAKSIAIGNPADGVYAMDIARKTNGNIESVTDAEIIAGIQLLAETEGIFTETAGGTTVAVLKKLVEAGKINPDEKTVVYITGNGLKTQEAVQGYVGEPLTIEPKLDSFERALERSRTLERLEWQQVLV; via the coding sequence ATGGCCCACACGCTTTCAACCTCTACCACTGCCACATTCAGCGCCTTGAAATGTAAGGAGTGCGGTGCGGAGTACGAACTGAAGGCAATGCATGTGTGCGAGTTCTGCTTCGGGCCTTTGGAAGTGGCTTATGACTATGAAGCGCTGCGGCGCCAGGTGACGCGTGAGAGCATCCAGGCCGGTCCGCATTCGATCTGGCGCTATCGGGCTTTCCTGCCTGTAGAGTCAGACAACCTAATTGATGTCGGCACAGGCATGACCCCCCTGGTGAAGTCCAACCGTCTAGCCCGCCGCTTAGGTCTGTCGAACCTCTATATCAAAAACGACGCCGTCAACATGCCCACCCTCAGCTTCAAAGATCGGGTGGTGTCGGTGGCGCTGACCCGAGCACGGGAATTGGGCTTCACGACAGTTTCTTGTGCCAGCACTGGCAACCTGGCGAACTCGACCGCAGCGCTTGCCGCTCATGCTGGTCTTGACTGTTGCGTTTTCATTCCTTCTGACTTGGAAGCCGGTAAGGTGCTGGGCACCCTGATTTACAGCCCGACCGTAATGGCTGTTCATGGCAACTACGACCAGGTGAACCGGCTGTGCTCGGAAGTGGCAAACACCCACAAATGGGGCTTCGTCAACATTAATCTGCGCCCCTACTACTCTGAGGGTTCCAAAACGTTGGGCTTCGAGGTTGCTGAACAACTGGGCTGGGAACTACCCGACCACATTGTGGCTCCTCTGGCTTCTGGCTCTCTGTTCACCAAGATCTACAAAGGCTTCCAAGAATTCATTAAGGTTGGCCTGGTTCCAGAAAAGGCGGTGCGTTTCAGCGGCGCTCAGGCTGAAGGTTGCTCGCCAATTGCTCAGGCCTACCGCGAAAACCGCGATTTCATCACCCCGGTTAAGCCCAACACGGTCGCTAAATCGATTGCGATTGGCAACCCGGCAGATGGTGTCTACGCCATGGACATCGCTCGCAAGACCAACGGCAATATTGAATCGGTAACTGACGCTGAGATCATCGCGGGTATCCAGCTGCTAGCCGAAACCGAAGGTATCTTCACTGAAACCGCAGGCGGCACCACGGTTGCTGTGCTCAAGAAATTGGTGGAAGCGGGCAAAATTAACCCTGACGAAAAAACCGTGGTTTACATCACTGGCAACGGCCTCAAGACCCAAGAAGCAGTTCAGGGCTATGTCGGTGAGCCTCTAACAATTGAGCCCAAGCTTGATAGCTTTGAGCGGGCACTAGAGCGCTCCCGCACCCTAGAGCGTTTGGAGTGGCAACAGGTTCTGGTTTAG
- a CDS encoding MoaD/ThiS family protein has product MAVTVLIPTPLQKLTRDQATVQCNGSTVAELLESLEQNCPGIKARLCDEQGQLRRFVNFYVNSEDIRFLEGPATSLKDGDEVSIIPAIAGG; this is encoded by the coding sequence ATGGCCGTTACCGTTCTAATTCCCACCCCCCTGCAAAAACTCACCCGTGATCAAGCCACCGTGCAGTGCAATGGCAGCACGGTTGCCGAACTCCTAGAATCCTTAGAGCAGAATTGTCCTGGCATCAAAGCACGCCTTTGCGATGAGCAGGGACAACTGCGTCGCTTCGTCAACTTCTACGTCAACAGCGAGGACATCCGCTTCCTAGAGGGCCCAGCGACCAGCCTGAAGGACGGCGATGAAGTTAGCATTATCCCAGCCATAGCAGGAGGCTAA
- a CDS encoding peptide chain release factor 1: MGSWQRLRYLPWKELGLCSALTLLCVLVLEGALRLAFQTFPLVRWLLIQAFSAPIVAMCLGFAAYLGLGALAVYLLERVWPQLVLSTGSLWALILCLLVALLLRAFIPVPAFLIGGVDQISMAAVVVGVFWKGRPYWQRY, encoded by the coding sequence GTGGGCTCTTGGCAACGCCTTCGGTATCTGCCTTGGAAGGAGTTAGGGCTCTGCTCTGCTCTAACCCTGCTGTGTGTGCTGGTACTCGAAGGCGCTTTGCGTCTCGCGTTTCAAACGTTTCCACTGGTGCGCTGGCTGCTCATTCAAGCGTTTTCTGCACCAATCGTGGCTATGTGTCTGGGCTTCGCTGCCTATCTAGGTTTAGGCGCGCTGGCCGTATATCTGCTTGAACGAGTCTGGCCTCAACTGGTGCTGAGCACAGGTAGCTTGTGGGCCCTAATCCTGTGTTTATTGGTGGCCCTGTTGCTCAGAGCTTTCATTCCCGTGCCTGCTTTTCTAATCGGTGGTGTAGACCAAATTAGTATGGCTGCAGTCGTGGTTGGTGTGTTTTGGAAAGGGCGGCCTTACTGGCAGCGCTACTAA
- a CDS encoding queuosine precursor transporter — protein MPPMFLHQRRYLNATIYIVAVLAANYTATWFIPLPIFGQVAVGTFIFGVTFTQRDRMHMSGRRFVYQVIALTALLCLLESLLLKVPSRIIFASLTGIVLSEIADTEVYQRLLKRSWVLRVAGSNAVSIPIDTLLFNVLAFAGVFPLAQLIGIMWGELLVKAISSTVATAWRVREFSQVQ, from the coding sequence ATGCCTCCGATGTTTCTTCATCAACGGCGTTACCTTAACGCTACCATTTACATAGTTGCAGTTCTAGCTGCCAATTACACGGCAACCTGGTTCATACCTCTGCCAATTTTCGGGCAGGTTGCTGTTGGGACTTTTATCTTTGGCGTTACCTTTACCCAACGTGATCGAATGCACATGTCTGGTAGACGATTCGTCTATCAGGTGATTGCATTGACAGCGTTGCTTTGCTTACTGGAATCGCTGCTGCTCAAGGTGCCGTCCCGAATTATTTTTGCCTCCCTAACTGGGATTGTGCTGAGCGAAATCGCCGATACTGAAGTGTACCAACGGTTGCTCAAACGCTCCTGGGTGCTGAGGGTGGCAGGCTCTAATGCTGTGTCAATTCCTATCGACACTTTGCTGTTTAATGTCCTCGCCTTTGCGGGTGTTTTTCCGCTCGCCCAGTTAATCGGCATCATGTGGGGCGAATTACTAGTCAAAGCCATCTCTAGCACAGTTGCTACTGCGTGGAGAGTTCGAGAGTTCTCTCAAGTCCAGTAG
- a CDS encoding sulfonate ABC transporter substrate-binding protein, producing MFSLLFAVGLGLSLAISACTPSNSASSSSAPAATPAKSVVRVGYQKYGTVNILKAQGGLEKRLESLGVSVEWTEFPGGPQLLEALNVGSIDFGHTGEAPPIFAQAAGAPLVYVANEPASPASEAILVAKDSPIKSVADLKGKKVALNKGSNVHYLLVQALAAAGLKYNEIQPVYLPPSDGRVAFQQGKVDAWVIWDPFFGAAQKATEARILADGKDLVANREFYLAERKFADQHADLIQALIEEIQKIDAWAADKPTEVAKLLSPQLGIEVPVLEQVARRRNYGAQLIQPDVVAYQQKVADTFFELGLIPKKLTVQEAVWTPKA from the coding sequence GTGTTTTCTCTGCTTTTCGCAGTGGGCTTGGGTTTGAGCCTGGCAATCTCTGCCTGTACACCGAGTAACTCTGCCAGCAGCAGTTCTGCCCCTGCAGCTACGCCGGCGAAGAGTGTGGTTCGGGTTGGCTATCAGAAATATGGCACGGTCAATATTCTCAAAGCCCAAGGGGGTTTGGAAAAGCGATTAGAGTCCTTGGGAGTTTCTGTTGAGTGGACAGAGTTTCCAGGTGGACCGCAATTGCTAGAAGCTCTGAATGTGGGCAGCATTGACTTTGGCCATACAGGCGAAGCACCGCCCATTTTCGCGCAAGCTGCAGGGGCCCCCTTGGTCTATGTTGCGAATGAGCCGGCTAGTCCCGCTAGTGAAGCAATTTTGGTCGCCAAAGATTCTCCTATCAAGAGCGTAGCTGATCTCAAGGGCAAAAAAGTAGCTCTTAATAAGGGCTCCAACGTGCATTACTTGTTAGTTCAAGCTCTTGCTGCCGCAGGTTTAAAGTACAACGAAATTCAACCTGTTTATTTACCTCCATCGGATGGTCGGGTAGCTTTTCAGCAAGGCAAAGTTGATGCTTGGGTGATTTGGGATCCCTTCTTTGGCGCAGCGCAGAAAGCAACAGAAGCGCGTATTTTGGCTGATGGTAAAGATTTAGTTGCCAATCGAGAGTTTTACCTGGCTGAACGCAAATTTGCTGACCAGCATGCCGACTTGATTCAGGCATTAATTGAAGAAATTCAGAAAATTGATGCCTGGGCTGCTGACAAGCCAACCGAAGTGGCTAAGTTGCTTTCACCCCAGTTGGGAATCGAAGTGCCAGTCCTGGAGCAAGTTGCCCGCCGCCGCAACTATGGAGCCCAACTGATTCAACCGGATGTGGTGGCCTATCAACAAAAGGTAGCTGATACCTTCTTTGAGCTAGGGCTGATTCCCAAAAAGCTGACGGTGCAAGAGGCGGTCTGGACGCCAAAAGCGTAA
- the ssuD gene encoding FMNH2-dependent alkanesulfonate monooxygenase yields MQVFWFIPTHGDGRYLGTAIGGRATTFDYLRQIAQAVDHLGYSGALLPTGRSCEDAWIVATSLMSSTQRMRFLVAIRPGLVSPLVAARMAASFDRLSNGRLLINVVTGGDPVELAGDGLHLSHHDRYELTDEFLSVWRQAVSGEDVDFEGKYLQIKGGKLMFPPVQTPYPPLWFGGSSTIAQQIAAKHIDVYLTWGEPPQQVAEKIAQVRKLADEQGRTVRFGIRLHVIVRETEQEAWDAADRLLRYVSDDTIAAAQKVYARLDSEGQRRMTQLHGGNRESLEISPNLWAGIGLVRGGAGTALVGDPETVAARMLEYTELGIETFILSGYPHLEEAYRVAELLFPLLPLENLPTTTATPMLSPFGEIVANQSFPQQDKLEQLAARGAS; encoded by the coding sequence ATGCAAGTCTTTTGGTTCATTCCAACCCACGGCGACGGTCGCTACCTAGGGACTGCCATTGGTGGACGAGCCACGACCTTTGACTACTTACGCCAAATAGCCCAAGCTGTGGATCACTTGGGCTATAGCGGTGCCTTGCTACCCACGGGTCGCTCTTGCGAGGATGCCTGGATTGTGGCAACTTCCCTGATGTCGTCCACTCAGCGCATGCGCTTTCTGGTCGCCATTCGCCCAGGCTTGGTTTCGCCTCTGGTTGCTGCTCGGATGGCAGCAAGCTTCGACCGCCTATCCAACGGTCGTCTGCTGATCAACGTGGTCACGGGTGGTGATCCAGTCGAACTCGCCGGTGACGGTTTACATCTAAGCCATCACGATCGCTACGAATTGACTGACGAATTCTTGAGTGTCTGGCGTCAGGCTGTCAGCGGCGAAGACGTTGATTTCGAGGGCAAATATTTGCAAATTAAGGGCGGGAAGTTAATGTTTCCGCCCGTGCAAACCCCCTACCCGCCACTGTGGTTTGGCGGTTCATCAACCATTGCCCAACAGATTGCCGCTAAGCACATTGACGTTTATCTCACCTGGGGTGAACCGCCGCAGCAAGTGGCCGAGAAAATCGCGCAGGTCCGCAAGCTTGCAGATGAACAAGGCCGCACTGTCCGCTTTGGCATTCGGTTGCATGTGATTGTGCGTGAAACCGAGCAGGAAGCCTGGGATGCAGCCGATCGGTTGCTGCGCTACGTGAGCGATGACACAATCGCTGCTGCCCAAAAAGTGTACGCCCGCCTAGACTCCGAGGGCCAGCGTCGCATGACTCAGTTGCACGGTGGCAACCGCGAGTCGCTAGAAATTAGCCCGAATCTCTGGGCAGGAATTGGCTTAGTGCGCGGCGGTGCTGGAACTGCCTTGGTGGGCGATCCTGAAACCGTGGCAGCCCGCATGCTCGAATATACAGAACTGGGAATTGAAACCTTTATCCTCTCTGGCTATCCCCACTTAGAAGAAGCCTATCGAGTGGCGGAATTGCTTTTTCCCCTTCTGCCACTCGAAAATCTGCCGACTACAACGGCTACTCCCATGCTGAGCCCCTTCGGCGAAATTGTAGCCAATCAAAGTTTCCCACAGCAGGACAAGCTAGAGCAATTGGCCGCTCGAGGAGCGTCATGA
- the ssuC gene encoding aliphatic sulfonate ABC transporter permease SsuC encodes MRHKQRLVSPSVKRQLDQLIPWAVPILLLLLWQVLVQVGWLSTRVLPAPTAVVRAGISLTLSGELLRHIEISAWRAIVGFLIGGGIGFVLGLLNGTLRIAEEFLDTSVQMLRNIPHLALIPLVILWFGIGEEAKIFLVALGVLFPIYLNTFHGIRTVDSGLIEMGKIYGLSSWSLFWQIILPGAMPSILVGVRYALGVMWLTLIVAETIAGGSGIGYMAMNAREFMQTDVVVLSILLYAVLGKLADTGAKLLEARWLQWHPNYQQA; translated from the coding sequence ATGAGGCACAAGCAAAGGCTAGTCAGCCCCTCAGTAAAGCGCCAACTGGATCAGCTCATTCCCTGGGCAGTGCCAATTTTGTTGTTGCTCCTTTGGCAAGTCTTAGTGCAAGTGGGCTGGCTCTCCACTAGAGTTTTACCGGCCCCAACAGCAGTGGTGCGTGCTGGGATTAGCTTAACCCTTTCTGGCGAATTGCTACGGCATATCGAAATCAGTGCTTGGCGAGCCATTGTAGGCTTTTTAATTGGCGGCGGGATTGGCTTTGTCTTGGGGTTACTCAATGGCACCTTACGGATTGCAGAAGAGTTTCTAGACACGTCAGTTCAGATGTTGAGAAACATCCCGCACTTAGCCTTGATCCCTCTGGTGATTCTGTGGTTTGGGATCGGTGAGGAGGCCAAGATATTTCTAGTGGCGCTGGGGGTTTTATTCCCTATCTATCTCAATACCTTCCACGGTATCCGCACGGTTGATTCCGGTCTGATTGAGATGGGTAAAATCTATGGCCTGAGCAGTTGGTCTTTGTTCTGGCAGATTATTTTGCCAGGTGCAATGCCATCGATCTTAGTGGGTGTGCGCTATGCGTTGGGGGTTATGTGGCTGACGCTGATTGTGGCTGAAACTATAGCGGGTGGCTCAGGTATCGGTTATATGGCAATGAACGCACGCGAATTCATGCAAACTGATGTCGTCGTTCTCAGCATTTTGCTCTATGCCGTTCTGGGCAAACTTGCCGACACCGGCGCCAAACTTTTAGAGGCCCGTTGGTTACAGTGGCACCCTAACTATCAGCAGGCTTAG
- a CDS encoding ATP-binding cassette domain-containing protein: MDSTAFGTHLSLRNLSKTYSSLPVLKAIDLEVKPGEFVAIVGRSGCGKSTLLRLIAGLETASDGEVFLDGEILKGLNTTTAVRVMFQDARLLPWKQVIENVQLGLPGGRRKSAEYALQQVGLLDRAGEWPAILSGGQRQRVALARALASQPRLLLLDEPLGALDALTRIEMQRLIESLWQEQQFTTLLITHDVEEAVALADRVILIEAGRIAMDLPVSLPRPRRRGNATFAALVEQVLDRVVGRREGVADLVHAAEK; the protein is encoded by the coding sequence GTGGATTCAACTGCTTTTGGTACCCACCTCAGCCTCCGAAATCTCAGCAAAACATATAGCAGCCTACCTGTTTTAAAAGCCATTGATTTGGAGGTTAAACCCGGCGAGTTTGTCGCCATTGTTGGACGGAGCGGCTGCGGCAAAAGCACATTGCTTCGTCTGATTGCTGGGCTAGAAACAGCGAGTGACGGCGAGGTATTTCTCGATGGCGAGATCCTAAAAGGACTGAACACAACTACAGCTGTGCGCGTCATGTTCCAGGATGCGCGTTTGCTGCCTTGGAAGCAAGTAATTGAGAACGTGCAGCTAGGACTACCGGGTGGACGCAGAAAGAGTGCTGAATATGCACTGCAACAAGTCGGTCTTTTAGATAGGGCTGGCGAGTGGCCTGCTATTCTCTCGGGTGGTCAACGCCAGCGGGTTGCTCTAGCCCGTGCCCTGGCCAGTCAACCGCGCTTGCTGCTATTAGATGAACCTTTAGGAGCCCTAGACGCACTGACCCGGATCGAAATGCAACGGTTAATTGAATCGCTGTGGCAAGAACAGCAGTTTACGACGTTACTGATTACCCATGACGTGGAAGAGGCCGTTGCCCTGGCAGATCGAGTGATTCTGATTGAAGCCGGTCGAATCGCTATGGATCTGCCCGTTTCCTTGCCACGCCCTCGACGGCGAGGCAATGCGACGTTTGCCGCCCTGGTTGAGCAAGTTCTTGATCGGGTTGTAGGCCGCCGAGAGGGAGTAGCTGACTTAGTACATGCTGCTGAGAAATAG